The sequence GGCAAAACCGCGCCACGACGCCACCATCGCGCAGATGCAAAAGCTCGGCGTGCGCGTGTTTGCCATTCCGGATGGCGATGTTGCCGCCTCAATTCTGACCTGCATGCCGGACAGCGAAGTAGACGTGCTGTACGGCATCGGCGGTGCGCCGGAGGGCGTGGTCTCGGCGGCGGTGATCCGCGCGCTGGACGGCGATATGCAGGCGCGCCTGCTGCCTCGGCATGAGGTGAAAGGCGACAGCGACGAGAACCGCCGTATCGGTGAAAACGAGCTGGCGCGCTGCGAAGCAATGGGTATCGAAGCCAATAAGGTTCTCGCGCTGAATGAAATGGCACGCAGCGACAACGTTGTCTTCTCCGCCACCGGCATCACCAAAGGTGACCTGCTGGACGGCATCACCCGCAAGGGCAATATGGCGACCACCGAAACGCTGCTGATCCGCGGTAAATCGCGCACCATTCGCCGCATTCAGTCCATTCACTATCTCGATCGTAAAGACCCGGACGTACAGACGCACATTCTGTAAAACCGTTTGATCGATAGAGCTTTCCGGCCCGAAGGGGCTGGAAATGTTTCCCACAAGTACGGAAGATAGAACAGAGAAACAGCACAGGAGAAGATCATGGCGGACTGGGTAACAGGTAAAGTCACAAAGATAGAGTTCTGGACCGATGCGCTATTTAGTCTCACCCTGCATGCTCCCGTTCACCCGTTTAAGGCCGGGCAATTTGCGAAGCTGGGGCTGGATGTCGACGGCGAACGCGTGCAGCGCGCCTACTCTTACGTTAACGCGCCGGATAATCCGGATCTTGAGTTCTATCTGGTGACCGTCCCGGACGGTAAGCTCAGCCCGCGCCTTGCCGCCCTTAAGCCCGGTGACGATGTGCAAATTGTGAGTGAAGCAGCAGGTTTCTTTGTACTCGAAGAGATCCCTGATTGTGACACGCTCTGGATGCTGGCAACCGGCACGGCCATTGGCCCCTACCTCTCCATTCTGCAATATGGCAAAGACCTTGAGCGCTTTAAAAACATCGTGCTGGTGCATGCTGCGCGCTACGCCGCAGACCTGAGCTACTTGCCACAGATGCAGGCGCTGGAACAGCGATATGGCGGGAAGCTGAAAATTCAGACCGTCGTCAGCCGCGAAACCGTAGCAGGTACGCTGACCGGTCGCGTGCCGGCGTTAATTGAGAGTGGTGTGCTGGAAAACGCAGTGGGTTTGCCGATGACTGCCGACACCAGCCACGTCATGCTGTGTGGTAACCCGCAGATGGTTCGGGATACGCAACAGCTTCTGAAGGATACCCGGCAGATGACGAAACATCTTCGCCGCCGACCGGGTCATATGACTGCCGAACACTACTGGTGATCAGCGGTACTTCACCTCAAGGGTGTCTTTACCGTATTTATTTTCGCTCTGGGTGCCGATAAACGCGCCCAGATCGACAATCATCATCACGAAGATAACGGACGGCAGCAGCCTGCCCACCACCCAGGGAAGAATGGACGGCAGCATCCCCCAGTTCCCTGCGACCAGCATCCACGCCAGAATAATCAGAAAAGCCCACGCGCCGGAACGACCACGATCGTGAAGACGTTTCACCACCACGGCCGCCGTTGGCCACAGCAAACAGACCAGCGCAAAAGCCGCCGTTTGCGTGCTCAACCAGGCATTGTACGCAACGAAAAACAGAAGCA comes from Enterobacter kobei and encodes:
- the glpX gene encoding class II fructose-bisphosphatase, whose product is MKRELAIEFSRVTEAAALAGYKWLGRGDKNTADGAAVHAMRIVLNQVNIDGTIVIGEGEIDEAPMLYIGEKVGTGKGDAVDIAVDPIEGTRMTAMGQANALAVLAVGDKGCFLNAPDMYMEKLIVGPGAKGAIDLSLPLEENLRNIARALGKPLSELTVTILAKPRHDATIAQMQKLGVRVFAIPDGDVAASILTCMPDSEVDVLYGIGGAPEGVVSAAVIRALDGDMQARLLPRHEVKGDSDENRRIGENELARCEAMGIEANKVLALNEMARSDNVVFSATGITKGDLLDGITRKGNMATTETLLIRGKSRTIRRIQSIHYLDRKDPDVQTHIL
- the fpr gene encoding ferredoxin--NADP(+) reductase, producing the protein MADWVTGKVTKIEFWTDALFSLTLHAPVHPFKAGQFAKLGLDVDGERVQRAYSYVNAPDNPDLEFYLVTVPDGKLSPRLAALKPGDDVQIVSEAAGFFVLEEIPDCDTLWMLATGTAIGPYLSILQYGKDLERFKNIVLVHAARYAADLSYLPQMQALEQRYGGKLKIQTVVSRETVAGTLTGRVPALIESGVLENAVGLPMTADTSHVMLCGNPQMVRDTQQLLKDTRQMTKHLRRRPGHMTAEHYW
- a CDS encoding DUF805 domain-containing protein, whose protein sequence is MTIQQWLFSFKGRIGRRDFWVWMVTWVVAMLLLFFVAYNAWLSTQTAAFALVCLLWPTAAVVVKRLHDRGRSGAWAFLIILAWMLVAGNWGMLPSILPWVVGRLLPSVIFVMMIVDLGAFIGTQSENKYGKDTLEVKYR